In Desulfurellaceae bacterium, one DNA window encodes the following:
- a CDS encoding GIY-YIG nuclease family protein, with translation PRYRKGYGDRCPIKIGRAGPDGFRRRLRDFWENLPERPSYLVRIGCPDEAEARRRETLLHAWFQTRGQRIDDVPGHEWFLTTPSEIEDAIRAIIEPAMGTNTPGIESEIADIFEDVPVKDWESLPKDLTDRLDHYLYGEVS, from the coding sequence CCACGGTATCGGAAAGGATATGGTGATCGTTGTCCGATAAAAATTGGTCGTGCGGGACCAGACGGGTTCAGGCGGAGACTGCGAGACTTTTGGGAGAATCTCCCCGAAAGACCGAGCTATCTAGTGCGGATTGGTTGTCCGGACGAAGCGGAAGCGAGAAGGCGCGAGACTCTTTTACACGCCTGGTTTCAGACCCGCGGACAACGGATAGATGATGTGCCGGGTCATGAATGGTTCCTGACCACTCCGAGTGAAATTGAGGATGCAATTCGTGCAATCATCGAACCAGCGATGGGCACGAACACGCCAGGGATCGAGTCTGAGATAGCCGATATATTCGAAGACGTCCCTGTCAAAGACTGGGAAAGCCTTCCTAAAGACCTGACAGACAGACTCGACCATTATCTATACGGCGAGGTGTCTTGA